In Fibrobacter sp. UWB15, one genomic interval encodes:
- a CDS encoding type II secretion system protein, which translates to MKFSKAGFTLMELLVYMAIVGIIVVIAGEAFSNSTKFRIRTDNMIRATQEAENVGMLLREDVAQMGAKSSMDANVADANDLFNTAHISEVYMDPANAVDDNKDSSSFKLVYSSAAATAKLDSLVLRRMRYNDNGVFQAVEEVSWFLDVVGGDTVLKRQCVIISKASTTVDDAPCAPQGTNGAGLDSYAVLMATGVTDFRVLPGLPLIRSNAASLDYQKEQIFPPGDGDQFKFFSRYAEGNFTQIDVSSGGTFVTLSGFHTNYNMATGAILESDKTSQQVIALANTDEVSDSWSALCSNEGNNFTFYPHEEYEVSFKIPYTQTANDGSPAKMQMFVPGRDHMQVGFINLAGQKPAGMSDFMFYPPTATDANNIDRTMRFTVPDTVKKVCLAFTFAIYSPVVAGGKLTISNLRLKRIPTSNYKFDETVHNVPIKDKKNVKALRLILTVKRGVKNGGSGETGNVDIVIPIPSNGPRD; encoded by the coding sequence ATGAAGTTCTCTAAGGCTGGTTTTACACTTATGGAACTCCTTGTCTACATGGCTATTGTAGGCATTATCGTTGTAATTGCAGGAGAGGCTTTCAGTAATTCGACCAAGTTCCGTATTCGCACCGATAATATGATTCGTGCTACACAGGAAGCGGAAAATGTAGGCATGCTGTTAAGAGAGGATGTCGCACAGATGGGTGCGAAAAGTTCTATGGATGCAAATGTTGCTGATGCAAACGATTTGTTTAATACAGCTCATATTTCTGAAGTATATATGGATCCTGCGAATGCTGTTGATGACAACAAGGATTCGTCGTCCTTTAAGCTTGTGTACTCTAGTGCGGCGGCAACAGCAAAATTAGATAGCTTGGTTCTCCGTCGTATGCGGTATAACGATAACGGAGTTTTTCAAGCCGTTGAAGAAGTCTCGTGGTTCTTGGATGTAGTTGGTGGCGACACTGTTCTAAAAAGGCAATGCGTTATTATAAGCAAGGCTTCCACAACTGTGGACGATGCTCCCTGTGCTCCTCAAGGAACGAACGGGGCTGGATTGGATTCGTATGCGGTTTTGATGGCGACAGGCGTGACTGATTTTAGAGTGTTGCCAGGTCTTCCGTTAATTAGGAGTAACGCGGCTTCATTAGATTATCAAAAAGAACAAATTTTCCCGCCAGGAGATGGTGACCAATTCAAATTTTTCTCCAGATATGCAGAAGGAAACTTTACGCAGATTGATGTTTCAAGTGGCGGAACATTTGTTACTTTGAGTGGTTTTCACACGAATTACAATATGGCTACAGGCGCGATTTTGGAATCAGACAAAACCAGTCAGCAGGTAATTGCGCTGGCAAATACTGATGAAGTAAGCGATTCATGGTCGGCGCTCTGCTCGAATGAAGGAAATAATTTTACGTTCTATCCGCATGAAGAATATGAGGTGTCGTTTAAAATTCCGTATACCCAAACGGCTAATGACGGATCTCCTGCGAAAATGCAGATGTTTGTGCCTGGCCGAGACCATATGCAGGTTGGCTTCATTAACCTGGCAGGACAGAAACCGGCTGGTATGAGTGACTTTATGTTCTATCCGCCGACGGCAACGGATGCGAATAATATTGATCGTACCATGCGATTTACGGTTCCTGATACCGTGAAAAAAGTTTGTCTCGCATTTACTTTTGCGATTTATTCTCCGGTTGTTGCTGGCGGAAAATTGACTATATCGAATCTTCGTTTGAAAAGAATTCCGACTTCCAATTACAAATTTGATGAGACTGTGCATAATGTTCCTATCAAGGACAAAAAGAACGTGAAAGCGTTGAGGTTGATTTTGACCGTTAAACGAGGCGTGAAAAATGGCGGTAGTGGTGAAACTGGTAATGTAGATATCGTCATACCGATTCCTAGTAATGGTCCCAGAGATTAA
- a CDS encoding Tfp pilus assembly protein FimT/FimU codes for MVFAKRTACYAKAGYTLVEVLVVVSIMGVLSAMGVAGLQRAVANARVKDAAINTAAFVERVANRASQLSAVLCLRVAPGNDQKLYVVRDDDDETCSSPKGGIVDSLELDAPCKYISMATCGVVDVNWFSRSYSADKSFKPRVGLSATPPQGGICIQYGTDEVFGAVLKERTVNRVKPMWKVGNDPTNGGWSSWTEL; via the coding sequence ATGGTGTTTGCAAAGCGAACAGCTTGTTATGCTAAGGCGGGTTACACCCTAGTCGAAGTCCTGGTGGTTGTCTCTATCATGGGCGTTCTCTCGGCAATGGGTGTCGCGGGTCTGCAGCGAGCTGTTGCGAATGCCCGCGTGAAAGATGCTGCAATTAACACTGCTGCTTTTGTAGAAAGGGTAGCGAATAGGGCTAGTCAGCTTTCGGCTGTGCTTTGTTTGAGGGTGGCTCCGGGAAATGATCAAAAACTATATGTAGTTCGCGACGACGATGACGAGACGTGTTCTTCCCCTAAAGGTGGTATTGTTGATTCTCTTGAACTTGATGCGCCCTGCAAATACATAAGTATGGCTACTTGTGGCGTAGTGGATGTGAATTGGTTTAGTAGATCTTATTCGGCGGATAAATCGTTTAAACCGCGTGTGGGTCTTTCGGCAACGCCTCCACAAGGGGGAATTTGCATCCAGTATGGTACAGATGAGGTTTTTGGAGCGGTACTCAAAGAAAGAACCGTGAATCGTGTCAAGCCCATGTGGAAGGTGGGTAATGATCCGACGAATGGTGGTTGGTCTTCATGGACAGAATTGTAG
- a CDS encoding glycoside hydrolase family 44 protein: MKSILTAVSTKAGLATVLIASAATLSTAAINITVDAQKGIKKISPYLYGRNIDKISDGNTEVTADESTFINQMLDAGIHFLRANNGNNATRYNWRRKMTVHPDWFNNVYSHDWAITAQKVLDKMPGVDAMYAFQLTGYAASSTEYNFPDWNWYQEHGSYPSQTFDLAGSGEVSDDGETLIKAGDASLYNMEWPADSTVAIIPHWKDELKFDMSRFKYWSMDNEMEIWRGTHSDLDLPVTGDFLVERYIDVAKKARAAWGDIKLTGPVVANEWFWCSVSSYNKQDRPKGPDRDYCWLEYFIMKVAEAQKSSGTRLLDVFDIHWYPSEKDYESRVNWHRVLFDTTYNYPGANGIKMVNGGWDNDNQKEYIFKRINDWLEKYFGKDHGITLGITETDLNDSDPMVTALIYASFLGTMQDNGVEIFTPWTWGDGMYETVHLFSRYGHPNRVQSTSSNDSLVSAYSSISNKGDSLTVIFVNRTEKDAQDVNLSLANFASDGTVKTLSLQNLQGETFVSHTENALQAGTATATGNKVALKLPAKSITAVLLTTSTPTVVDGIRPKATIRPAPQYGTTSRFDTKGRNVTHTRTSPGFYILR, translated from the coding sequence ATGAAAAGTATTCTGACCGCGGTCTCCACGAAGGCAGGCCTTGCCACCGTGCTCATCGCAAGCGCTGCAACATTGTCCACCGCAGCCATCAACATCACCGTTGACGCGCAAAAAGGCATCAAGAAGATTTCGCCGTACCTTTACGGGCGAAACATCGACAAAATCAGCGACGGCAACACCGAAGTCACCGCAGACGAATCCACATTCATCAACCAGATGCTCGATGCGGGCATTCACTTTTTACGCGCGAACAACGGCAACAACGCCACCCGCTACAACTGGCGTCGCAAAATGACGGTTCACCCGGACTGGTTCAACAACGTCTACTCGCACGATTGGGCGATTACCGCGCAAAAGGTTCTCGACAAGATGCCGGGTGTCGACGCGATGTACGCCTTCCAGCTCACGGGCTATGCAGCAAGCAGCACCGAATACAATTTCCCCGACTGGAACTGGTATCAGGAACACGGCTCTTATCCGTCGCAGACATTCGACCTCGCGGGCAGCGGCGAAGTTTCCGACGATGGCGAAACACTCATCAAGGCGGGCGACGCCTCGCTCTACAACATGGAATGGCCAGCCGACTCGACCGTCGCGATTATCCCACACTGGAAAGACGAACTTAAGTTCGACATGAGCCGTTTCAAGTACTGGAGCATGGACAACGAAATGGAAATCTGGCGCGGCACGCATTCCGACCTGGATTTGCCTGTCACGGGAGACTTTCTCGTTGAACGCTACATCGATGTCGCCAAGAAGGCCCGCGCCGCCTGGGGCGACATCAAGCTCACCGGCCCGGTGGTCGCAAACGAATGGTTCTGGTGCTCCGTGTCCTCGTACAACAAACAGGATAGACCCAAAGGCCCCGATCGCGATTACTGCTGGCTAGAATACTTCATCATGAAAGTTGCCGAGGCGCAAAAGTCCTCTGGCACACGTCTTCTCGATGTTTTCGACATTCACTGGTATCCGAGTGAAAAAGATTACGAATCGCGCGTGAACTGGCATCGAGTTCTATTCGACACCACCTATAACTATCCCGGAGCAAACGGGATCAAGATGGTGAACGGAGGCTGGGACAACGACAACCAAAAGGAATACATCTTCAAGCGTATCAACGACTGGCTCGAAAAATATTTCGGCAAGGATCACGGCATTACGCTCGGCATTACCGAAACCGACCTGAACGATTCTGATCCTATGGTGACAGCGCTCATCTATGCGTCTTTCCTCGGAACCATGCAGGACAACGGTGTCGAGATTTTCACCCCGTGGACCTGGGGCGACGGCATGTACGAAACGGTGCACCTGTTCAGCCGCTACGGCCACCCGAATCGTGTGCAGTCCACCTCCAGCAACGACTCGCTGGTGTCCGCATACAGTTCCATCAGCAACAAGGGCGACTCGCTTACGGTCATCTTCGTGAACCGCACCGAAAAAGACGCCCAAGACGTGAACCTCAGTCTCGCAAACTTCGCCTCCGACGGGACTGTCAAAACGCTCTCCTTGCAAAATCTCCAAGGCGAAACGTTCGTTTCGCATACGGAAAACGCGCTACAGGCAGGAACCGCGACAGCCACCGGCAACAAGGTTGCGCTCAAGCTCCCCGCAAAGTCAATTACCGCAGTACTGCTCACTACGTCAACGCCGACCGTCGTTGACGGCATCAGGCCCAAAGCCACGATTCGACCCGCGCCCCAATACGGAACCACAAGCCGCTTCGACACCAAGGGCCGAAACGTCACGCACACCCGCACAAGCCCCGGGTTCTACATTCTGCGATAA
- the ileS gene encoding isoleucine--tRNA ligase, whose product MFREVKKEETFPQIEERVLALWDKDESFKKSLDSRPETEPYTFYDGPPFATGLPHYGHLLAGTIKDIVPRYWTMKGKKVPRGFGWDCHGLPIESLVQNELGLAGVAEIQKLGVDKFNETCRGKVLKYTSEWKKTVRRMGRWVDFDKGYKTMDKNFMESVWWVFKQCFDKGLIYQGYRIQPYSPALATPLSNFETNQGYKDRQDPSLTLIFPINSNEPKFKDTSILVWTTTPWTLYSNFCIVVGPDMDYNLVEQDGKKYWIAASRTAAYFKNPNIVDTCKGSELVGKDYEPLSRISDAFVTPDQLSRHYKIYPADYVSTEDGTGAVHTAPSFGEEDFQKGAELDLGLFDPLDTEGKFTDKVPMWKGLGAKEADKEIIRYFKEQGRVFKQDVIVHSYPHCWRTGVPLIYRALKTWFLKIDAPVTSKDGVTKTLKEWMVENNQTVNWVPDHIKNGRFGKWLEGARDWNLSRNRFWGTPIPVWLSDDGDMIAVGSIEELQQLTGVKLDDLHKHFVDKLTIEKNGKVYRRTPEVFDCWFESGSMPYASRHYPFENKELVERSFPADFIAEGLDQTRGWFYTLTVLSNALFQKPAFKNVIVNGIILAEDGSKMSKSKRNYPDPNDLIERTGADAIRLFMINSAALKAEDLRFSEEGVKGIVKQVMLPLWNAVAFFVSNHNADAAKGQLTWKPGQEVKSDNELDRWMLATLQDLAAKVEVEMKAYRLYNVVPAVIAAVDDLTNWYVRRSRRRFWKSENDGDKNAAYATMYKVLVDFSKILAPFLPLLAEEIYQILVREVDANAPVSVHLCEFPSADKSLMDEKLVERIAMVRGMVEMGRVIRATNNVKNRMPIASMTVVAHGNEEKNVAESMKDLILEELNVREMKFLEDETKLVKLSAKPNFLAIKAKGPDYAKNMKVISAKLNSLSVDEIKALQNGETIKFEFGEVGADCLMLNRIVADGMAVEANQHFTVALDLKITDELRRACVARELVNRIQNRRKDQNYAITDKIEVTLFSASDVFKQAVAENEAYIAGETQAVKIAWAAAADGLEANDADGEAFSFTTVKA is encoded by the coding sequence ATGTTTCGTGAAGTAAAGAAAGAAGAGACCTTCCCGCAGATCGAAGAGCGCGTGCTCGCCCTGTGGGATAAGGATGAATCGTTCAAGAAGTCGCTGGACTCCCGTCCGGAAACTGAACCGTACACTTTCTACGATGGCCCTCCGTTTGCAACGGGTCTTCCGCACTACGGTCACTTGCTTGCCGGTACCATCAAGGATATCGTTCCGCGTTACTGGACCATGAAGGGCAAGAAGGTTCCCCGCGGTTTCGGTTGGGACTGCCACGGCCTTCCGATTGAATCTCTCGTTCAGAACGAACTCGGTCTCGCGGGCGTTGCCGAAATCCAGAAGCTCGGTGTCGATAAGTTCAACGAAACCTGCCGCGGCAAGGTGCTCAAGTACACCAGCGAATGGAAGAAGACCGTTCGCCGCATGGGCCGCTGGGTCGACTTCGACAAGGGCTACAAGACCATGGACAAGAACTTCATGGAATCTGTGTGGTGGGTGTTCAAGCAGTGCTTCGACAAGGGCCTCATCTACCAGGGCTACCGCATCCAGCCGTACAGCCCGGCTCTCGCGACCCCGCTTTCGAACTTCGAAACGAACCAGGGCTATAAGGACCGTCAGGACCCGTCCCTCACGCTGATTTTCCCGATCAACTCGAACGAGCCCAAGTTCAAGGACACGAGCATCCTCGTGTGGACGACGACCCCGTGGACGCTGTACTCTAACTTCTGCATCGTTGTGGGCCCGGACATGGACTACAACCTGGTGGAGCAGGATGGCAAGAAGTACTGGATTGCCGCAAGCCGCACCGCCGCCTACTTCAAGAACCCGAACATCGTGGATACCTGCAAGGGTTCCGAACTCGTGGGCAAGGACTACGAGCCGCTCTCCCGCATTTCCGATGCGTTCGTGACGCCGGACCAGCTGTCCCGCCACTACAAGATTTACCCCGCCGACTACGTGAGTACCGAAGACGGTACCGGCGCCGTGCATACCGCTCCTTCCTTCGGTGAAGAAGACTTCCAGAAGGGTGCTGAACTCGACCTCGGCCTTTTCGACCCGCTGGATACCGAAGGCAAGTTCACCGACAAGGTCCCGATGTGGAAGGGCCTGGGTGCCAAGGAAGCCGACAAGGAAATAATCCGCTACTTCAAGGAACAGGGCCGCGTGTTCAAGCAGGACGTGATTGTCCATAGCTACCCGCACTGCTGGCGTACCGGTGTTCCTCTGATTTACCGCGCCCTCAAGACTTGGTTCTTGAAGATTGACGCCCCTGTCACGAGCAAGGATGGCGTGACCAAGACTTTGAAGGAATGGATGGTCGAAAACAACCAGACCGTGAACTGGGTTCCGGACCACATCAAGAACGGACGCTTTGGCAAGTGGCTCGAAGGCGCCCGCGACTGGAACCTTTCCCGTAACCGTTTCTGGGGTACGCCGATTCCGGTGTGGCTCTCTGACGACGGCGACATGATTGCCGTGGGCAGCATCGAAGAACTGCAGCAACTCACCGGCGTGAAGCTCGACGACCTGCACAAGCACTTCGTGGACAAGCTTACGATTGAAAAGAACGGCAAGGTTTACCGCCGCACGCCTGAAGTGTTCGACTGCTGGTTTGAATCCGGTTCCATGCCGTATGCCAGCCGCCATTATCCGTTCGAAAACAAGGAACTGGTGGAACGCAGCTTCCCGGCAGACTTCATCGCCGAAGGCCTCGACCAGACCCGCGGTTGGTTCTACACGCTGACCGTGCTTTCGAACGCTCTGTTCCAGAAGCCCGCATTCAAGAACGTGATTGTGAATGGTATTATCTTGGCCGAAGACGGTTCCAAGATGAGTAAGTCCAAGCGCAACTATCCGGACCCCAACGATCTCATCGAACGCACGGGTGCCGACGCCATTCGCTTGTTTATGATCAACTCCGCCGCTTTGAAGGCTGAAGACCTCCGCTTCAGTGAAGAAGGTGTGAAGGGCATCGTGAAGCAGGTGATGTTGCCGCTTTGGAATGCTGTGGCATTCTTTGTGTCTAACCACAACGCTGACGCCGCTAAGGGCCAGCTCACATGGAAGCCGGGTCAAGAAGTCAAGAGCGACAATGAACTTGACCGCTGGATGCTTGCAACGCTGCAAGATTTGGCCGCCAAGGTCGAAGTGGAAATGAAGGCTTACCGCCTGTACAACGTGGTGCCCGCCGTGATTGCCGCGGTGGATGACCTCACGAACTGGTACGTGCGCCGCAGTCGTCGCCGCTTCTGGAAGTCCGAAAACGATGGCGACAAGAACGCCGCCTACGCCACCATGTACAAGGTGCTCGTAGACTTCTCCAAGATTCTCGCTCCGTTCCTCCCGCTCCTCGCCGAAGAAATCTACCAGATTCTCGTTCGCGAAGTGGATGCCAATGCTCCGGTGAGCGTGCACCTCTGCGAATTCCCGAGCGCCGACAAGTCCCTGATGGACGAAAAGCTCGTGGAACGCATCGCCATGGTGCGTGGCATGGTCGAAATGGGCCGTGTGATTCGCGCTACGAACAACGTAAAAAATCGTATGCCGATTGCAAGCATGACGGTTGTTGCTCACGGTAACGAAGAAAAGAACGTCGCCGAGAGCATGAAGGACTTGATCCTCGAAGAACTCAACGTTCGTGAAATGAAGTTCTTGGAAGATGAGACGAAGCTCGTGAAGCTTTCTGCTAAGCCGAACTTCCTCGCTATTAAGGCAAAGGGTCCGGATTACGCGAAGAACATGAAGGTGATTTCTGCCAAGCTGAACAGCCTCTCGGTTGATGAAATCAAGGCTCTGCAGAATGGGGAGACGATTAAGTTCGAATTCGGTGAAGTCGGAGCCGACTGCTTGATGCTCAACCGCATCGTGGCCGACGGCATGGCCGTGGAAGCCAACCAGCACTTCACCGTGGCTCTGGACTTGAAGATTACGGACGAACTCCGCCGCGCCTGCGTGGCCCGCGAACTCGTGAACCGCATCCAGAACCGCCGTAAGGACCAGAACTACGCCATCACCGACAAGATCGAAGTGACGCTGTTCTCTGCAAGCGACGTATTCAAGCAAGCAGTCGCGGAGAACGAAGCTTACATTGCCGGAGAGACGCAGGCCGTGAAGATTGCCTGGGCTGCCGCCGCCGATGGCCTCGAAGCCAACGACGCCGACGGCGAAGCATTCTCGTTTACGACTGTTAAAGCCTAG
- a CDS encoding sugar porter family MFS transporter, protein MTNTNSNLRHIVLITLSAAIGGFLFGFDSSVINGANGALKAHFHATDYELAWSVSLALIGAAIGAFFAGKIADALGRVRCMLFASDLFVLSAIGSGIPFGIPDFIMWRVIGGLGIGMASIIAPIYIAETAPAHLRGRLGSMQQFAIVIGIFVALLSNYLIVRIAGSANAPMFGNIKAWQVMFWVEVIPAVIYGYAAWKLPESPRYLVRKGYLDQAKKVLAMINPEGIDKEVETIQSTFKNKKPAKFTDMLEIIDGKEKVSPVLWAGLGLAILQQLVGINVIFYYGTMLWQSVGFGESDAFLTSVISSGVNLVMTVVAIMLIDKIGRKPLLLIGSIGMAVTLSTLTLCFMSAGESGSLPGHAAIIALIAANLYITFFAATWGPVMWVMLGEMFNNRIRTIAIAICGLAQWFANFVVTWTFPVLTGKDGIGVGPTYAIYSFCAIFSIFFVAKFIKETKGKELEEM, encoded by the coding sequence ATGACAAATACAAATTCCAATCTCAGGCACATCGTGCTAATTACCCTATCCGCCGCAATCGGCGGGTTCCTCTTCGGTTTCGACTCGTCCGTGATTAACGGCGCGAACGGAGCCCTAAAAGCACACTTTCACGCGACAGACTATGAACTTGCCTGGTCCGTTTCGCTCGCACTGATTGGCGCTGCCATCGGTGCATTTTTTGCAGGTAAAATCGCAGACGCCTTAGGCCGAGTGCGTTGCATGCTTTTCGCATCGGATCTTTTCGTTTTAAGCGCCATCGGTTCGGGCATTCCCTTCGGCATTCCTGACTTTATCATGTGGCGCGTCATCGGCGGCCTCGGCATCGGCATGGCATCCATTATCGCCCCGATTTACATCGCCGAAACGGCGCCCGCCCATTTGCGTGGGCGTCTTGGTTCGATGCAGCAGTTCGCCATCGTGATCGGTATCTTCGTGGCGCTGCTGTCGAACTACCTGATCGTGCGCATCGCGGGTTCTGCCAACGCTCCCATGTTCGGCAACATCAAGGCCTGGCAGGTGATGTTCTGGGTCGAAGTCATTCCGGCCGTGATTTACGGTTATGCCGCCTGGAAACTTCCGGAATCGCCGCGTTACCTTGTCCGCAAGGGATACCTAGATCAGGCCAAGAAAGTACTCGCCATGATCAACCCCGAAGGCATCGACAAAGAAGTCGAAACGATTCAGTCCACCTTTAAAAACAAGAAACCCGCCAAATTTACCGACATGCTCGAAATTATTGACGGCAAGGAAAAGGTTTCGCCGGTTCTGTGGGCTGGCCTCGGCCTCGCCATTTTGCAGCAGCTGGTGGGTATTAACGTCATCTTCTATTATGGCACCATGCTTTGGCAGAGTGTGGGCTTCGGTGAAAGCGACGCTTTCCTCACGAGCGTGATTTCGAGCGGAGTGAACCTGGTGATGACCGTGGTCGCAATTATGCTCATTGACAAGATTGGCCGAAAACCGCTCTTGTTGATTGGTAGTATCGGCATGGCAGTCACCTTGAGCACACTTACGCTCTGCTTCATGAGTGCGGGCGAAAGCGGAAGCCTCCCGGGACATGCCGCCATCATCGCCCTGATTGCAGCGAACCTCTACATCACCTTCTTCGCCGCAACGTGGGGACCGGTCATGTGGGTGATGCTCGGCGAAATGTTCAACAACCGCATCCGTACCATCGCGATTGCCATTTGCGGACTCGCCCAGTGGTTCGCGAACTTCGTGGTCACCTGGACTTTCCCGGTGCTTACCGGCAAAGATGGTATTGGTGTTGGACCGACTTACGCCATCTATTCGTTCTGCGCCATCTTCAGTATCTTCTTCGTAGCGAAGTTCATCAAGGAAACGAAGGGCAAGGAATTGGAGGAGATGTAA
- a CDS encoding glycosyl hydrolase family 8, with protein MKNIFKFAIGALAFTAAAAYAGQYPFPQNMKHPHGTTIEYADTDMIKAHYNQWKGAWYNPSNGWIYAPEGTGSTVSEAIAYGMLITVYMDDESMFKKIYGVWTSNGGNGGGMNWRIGDGGGTGSATDADVDAALALVMASKQWNNDNYLSDAKKIISWIGTNDINGGHVKPGNQWNDAFNPSYGTLANFELFKSVDASGPWSNVLSTTASDLKACQNASTGLVPDWCDWSSHQPTKTSASVAQSENAGFFDDAARTPWRMAWAYYWYGNSDAKAFNKKVSDWLIPTTHTASGVNSGYYVDGQPELSTKRRFVSSTFSGGLGLATSSVDGDDAKAYLGTTYKALSTLTSCKQAQNCGEGSNPGEKYYPATLNLLYLLLMTGNMPNLYDISKFTKFTPDPSKAPSVSEIGGTQMQPKDTTVGLSGFWNWGAYHDKLNIGTKMVPDSGSSPLFLKEDGQIYAEASMEIGPEPEWTKEKAEAGLLKYPSAGIAMSFLANDKKGVNFNTLGIKAVRVTMKASGPIRMAILNEFTAEAGAEPGVFVPTSSEYKATTYDMTPYDLGVKGFDDDNFGGLMSWVDKNEAPEGSQIVTAVTGFKWEVKDAKGGIGELSIKSIEFLDGSGNVIDPAKITGIEIRTGINAVATAPAATKLTVSGMNISAGAEKIAVYSLQGKLVAAGKASVTVPSKGIYLVRVNGKLSKVNVK; from the coding sequence ATGAAGAACATTTTCAAATTCGCAATCGGCGCACTTGCCTTTACGGCTGCCGCTGCCTATGCGGGACAGTACCCGTTCCCGCAGAACATGAAACATCCGCACGGCACGACTATCGAGTATGCCGATACGGATATGATCAAGGCTCACTATAACCAGTGGAAGGGTGCTTGGTACAATCCCAGCAATGGTTGGATTTATGCACCGGAAGGTACTGGTTCCACCGTTTCTGAAGCTATTGCTTACGGTATGTTGATTACCGTCTACATGGACGATGAATCAATGTTCAAAAAGATTTATGGCGTCTGGACATCCAACGGCGGCAATGGCGGTGGTATGAACTGGCGCATCGGTGATGGTGGCGGTACCGGTTCCGCAACTGACGCAGACGTTGACGCTGCTCTTGCTCTCGTAATGGCTTCTAAGCAGTGGAATAATGATAATTACCTGAGCGATGCCAAGAAGATTATCTCTTGGATTGGCACCAACGATATTAACGGTGGCCACGTTAAGCCGGGTAATCAGTGGAACGATGCTTTCAACCCGAGCTATGGTACGCTCGCTAACTTTGAACTCTTCAAGTCTGTTGACGCTTCTGGTCCGTGGTCCAACGTGCTTTCTACCACTGCTTCTGACTTGAAGGCTTGCCAGAATGCCTCTACGGGTCTTGTCCCGGACTGGTGCGACTGGAGCTCTCATCAACCGACCAAGACTTCTGCCTCTGTGGCTCAGTCTGAAAATGCAGGCTTCTTCGATGACGCAGCCCGTACTCCGTGGCGTATGGCTTGGGCCTACTACTGGTATGGCAATTCCGATGCAAAGGCCTTTAACAAGAAGGTCTCTGATTGGCTTATCCCGACTACCCACACTGCTAGTGGCGTGAACTCCGGCTATTATGTTGATGGTCAGCCGGAACTCTCTACCAAGCGTCGTTTTGTTTCTTCTACCTTCTCTGGCGGTCTCGGCCTCGCAACTTCTTCTGTTGATGGTGATGACGCTAAGGCTTACCTCGGCACGACCTATAAGGCTCTTTCCACACTTACTAGCTGCAAACAGGCTCAAAATTGTGGTGAAGGCTCTAATCCGGGTGAAAAGTACTATCCCGCTACTTTGAACCTCCTTTACCTCCTCCTCATGACCGGTAACATGCCGAACCTCTATGATATTTCCAAGTTCACCAAGTTCACTCCGGATCCGAGCAAGGCTCCGTCCGTTTCTGAAATCGGTGGTACTCAGATGCAGCCCAAGGATACGACTGTTGGTCTTTCTGGCTTCTGGAACTGGGGTGCATACCATGACAAGCTCAATATCGGTACCAAGATGGTTCCGGATTCTGGTTCTTCTCCGCTCTTCCTCAAGGAAGATGGTCAGATCTATGCTGAAGCATCCATGGAAATCGGCCCGGAACCGGAATGGACTAAGGAAAAGGCTGAAGCAGGCCTCCTCAAGTATCCGTCTGCCGGTATCGCCATGTCCTTCCTCGCTAACGACAAGAAGGGCGTGAACTTCAATACTCTCGGTATTAAGGCTGTTCGTGTGACCATGAAGGCATCTGGTCCGATTCGTATGGCTATCCTTAACGAATTCACTGCCGAAGCTGGTGCTGAACCGGGTGTTTTCGTCCCGACGAGTTCTGAATACAAGGCTACGACTTATGACATGACTCCGTATGATCTGGGTGTCAAGGGCTTCGATGACGATAACTTTGGTGGCCTTATGAGCTGGGTTGACAAGAATGAAGCTCCGGAAGGCTCTCAGATCGTTACCGCTGTGACTGGCTTCAAGTGGGAAGTTAAGGACGCTAAGGGCGGTATCGGTGAACTCTCCATCAAGTCTATCGAATTCCTCGATGGAAGCGGCAATGTGATTGATCCGGCCAAGATTACTGGTATCGAAATCAGGACTGGCATCAACGCTGTTGCTACGGCTCCGGCTGCAACCAAGCTCACTGTCTCTGGCATGAATATCTCTGCCGGTGCAGAAAAGATTGCTGTGTACAGCCTGCAGGGTAAGCTGGTTGCCGCTGGCAAGGCTTCCGTGACTGTTCCGAGCAAGGGTATCTACCTGGTTCGCGTGAACGGCAAGCTCTCTAAGGTGAACGTCAAGTAA